Proteins encoded within one genomic window of Drosophila willistoni isolate 14030-0811.24 chromosome XL unlocalized genomic scaffold, UCI_dwil_1.1 Seg141, whole genome shotgun sequence:
- the LOC6641441 gene encoding uncharacterized protein LOC6641441 has translation MLPLLMEDDIPEFLLQRSSIAYGNTLHLQVGRQRLRSTLVLCRNLKFYEFRKKELLHHIDLGSDNEIEETKELQRQLENYKGPLSSFLIREDLDQYKSNEAMGSLNYSMLQAVEDQPIEIGKYVWLGDHVYVLIRCWATLIVLLRPVQHGAKFELMAIHRNFKDYQLVNGPVQYQAYVQLNFRNGKRLLTNFESPDKLDVLASSSSCRLPRDRDSSDDNFKSLLLQVHELRCQLSAQLSQTLMDMTRAQDLQAFGVPGQRSLLLDEKQILRRFGDIWTRVCPGDRLVIGCMLANISGTQRLSIIHNVQPVLQLAKVGQNGGGISWTLDYRLYELPRQPNGQPPEDYNELAQFWSCQEQEQQYSHLLNWRPISASISSSLFCHQNQLMPECNAVLVICLQLADLLEVEKLELLVSYEVGLKGSSRQLHVSTIDVASLLSQPELHAPSFKSESLHQDFLAVIMSQPAQCALCLEFLPDQKQQVGKFEQLLVSSLGFELSNNHKATVDRDPAECETNFLDDIICSDNSSVFDHHSRSDEDSVQRIFYNRQSTSQWCGLLLIRRQDHLWHMYAQSFSKIRLFLYRLQRDLLQLNCNLSLLELDDQFNGLSAFEAAIHLEATLRVELNIWRRLMGKLKQDEMKHWTRQLNQMQMLSDKMATVIESKSEEQQQLD, from the exons ATGCTGCCGTTGCTGATGGAGGATGATATACCCGAGTTCCTTCTGCAGCGCTCCAGCATAGCCTATGGTAACACATTACATTTGCAAGTGGGCAGACAACGTCTGAGATCCACTTTGGTGCTTTGTCGCAATCTTAAATTCTATGAATTTCGTAAAAAAGAACTTCTGCATCACATTGACTTGGGAAGTGACAATGAAATTGAAGAAACTAAAGAATTGCAAAGGCAACTAGAGAACTATAAGGGTCCTCTCAGTAGTTTCCTGATTCGTGAGGATCTGGATCAGTATAAAAGCAACGAGGCCATGGGATCCTTAAACTACAGCATGCTCCAGGCAGTAGAGGATCAACCCATCGAGATTGGCAAATATGTGTGGCTGGGCGACCATGTGTATGTGCTAATCCGTTGTTGGGCAACTTTAATTGTACTCCTCCGACCTGTGCAACATGGAGCCAAATTTGAGTTAATGGCAATCCATAGGAACTTCAAGGATTACCAATTGGTGAACGGACCAGTGCAGTATCAGGCGTATGTGCAGTTAAACTTCCGAAATGGCAAGCGTCTGCTAACAAATTTTGAGTCACCTGACAAGCTAGATGTATTAGCCAGTTCCAGCTCCTGCAGATTACCTAGAGATAGAGATTCTTCTGATGACAATTTCAAGAGCTTGTTACTCCAAGTCCATGAATTGCGTTGCCAACTATCTGCACAGCTATCGCAGACCCTAATGGACATGACACGGGCTCAAGATCTGCAGGCTTTTGGTGTGCCTGGTCAACGATCGCTTCTGCTGGACGAAAAGCAAATATTGCGACGTTTCGGTGATATTTGGACAAGAGTTTGTCCCGGCGATCGATTAGTTATTGGCTGCATGTTGGCCAATATATCGGGCACGCAGCGTTTGAGCATAATTCACAATGTACAGCCAGTCTTGCAGTTGGCCAAAGTAGGGCAGAATGGAGGAGGAATTAGCTGGACCTTGGATTATCGCCTTTATGAATTGCCCCGTCAGCCGAATGGCCAACCGCCCGAAGACTACAACGAGTTGGCCCAATTCTGGTCATGCCAAGAACAGGAACAACAATATAGCCATCTACTAAACTGGCGACCCATTTCCGCCTCAATCTCTTCATCACTTTTCTGCCATCAGAATCAACTGATGCCTGAATGTAATGCGGTTCTTGTAATATGTTTGCAGCTTGCCGATTTACTCGAGGTGGAGAAACTCGAGCTATTGGTCTCCTATGAAGTAGGCTTAAAAGGATCTTCGCGTCAATTGCATGTGTCCACCATAGATGTGGCATCTCTATTGTCTCAGCCCGAATTGCATGCGCCGAGTTTTAAGTCAGAGAGCTTACATCAGGATTTTCTAGCCGTAATCATGTCCCAACCTGCTCAATGTGCCTTATGTTTAGAGTTCCTGCCCGACCAAAAGCAGCAGGTGGGAAAATTCGAGCAGCTACTGGTCTCTAGCTTGGGTTTCGAGCTAAGCAACAACCACAAAGCGACAGTGGACCGAGATCCAG ccGAATGTGAAACCAATTTTCTTGATGATATCATTTGCTCGGATAACTCCTCTGTCTTTGATCACCACTCACGATCTGACGAGGATTCCGTACAACGAATATTCTATAATCGTCAATCCACATCACAATGGTGTGGTCTCCTGCTAATCCGACGACAGGATCATCTTTGGCATATGTATGCTCAAAGTTTTAGCAAAATTCGTCTATTCCTATACCGCCTTCAGCGCGATCTTCTTCAATTGAATTGTAATCTCTCGCTTTTGGAATTGGATGATCAATTCAATGGCCTATCGGCGTTTGAGGCGGCCATCCATTTGGAGGCGACACTCCGGGTGGAACTTAACATCTGGCGTCGGCTAATGGGTAAACTGAAACAGGATGAAATGAAGCATTGGACCAGGCAACTaaatcaaatgcaaatgctTAGCGATAAGATGGCAACTGTGATAGAGAGCAAATcggaggagcagcagcagctggacTAG
- the LOC6641183 gene encoding uncharacterized protein LOC6641183, which produces MPGTLMATQLTTVQVKGAAISLPKQGNEAAATMQRQVQQKQQVAANANSISSNNNNNNLTQIMKKLQDDFSKYKYTVYRCASKFIALQKIFHTSKIPYKLILAILDRHGMSATTASMNLNLMVPPFQLTSLIHDIYFACEKLGHFSKNSSYQLERNTQLLANFFWNIYDPQRRHSISLLEIKITFLLLCKVYISDLLIADFFALLADAKTQNQVSRYAFELMLATLSKLLSYVGESKAYGSHNLNEMMEQCFMHRNSGLTEQQFHHIWTQRQTRFLIYANLLALIKRMEDTEHLIHTNSCYGCRKEHIIGIRFKCQVCRDVSLCLSCFATGNGTGGSSSSSSGGNNPSTNGGKHEASHRMCEVFMEDPVPVRQKWRDYLACLCTWGWSQKSQQQRRAAKDEEEEERRGFCNSPQVHGTAGNQELAAIPAQMRSMEEKPPSVVKKQEEIQELCSLAGLATNASERMQSIIDRLILQNAKLETQLQLLSSTSSAQISDFLSSHQKFLLQIIEDMRQLSLSSASPKATNPLGSSTFVNASTPQRQIFDMYAPVGANLTHSINGADLNRTYLEANKSDYSLNDVSLWFDQRRSSLQNAQGSTPLSLPCMPPLNALLEHPVVHGGDGRDTEMINFKLLLNKVKEIVEDSYSDNAELSAATQNLENVLDNIIQSEEQQRQQNQ; this is translated from the exons ATGCCAGGAACATTAATGGCCACACAACTGACAACAGTGCAGGTCAAAGGTGCGGCAATTTCCTTGCCGAAACAAGGAAATGAAGCAGCGGCGACAATGCAAAGGCAAGtgcaacaaaagcaacaagtGGCCGCCAACGCTAAtagcatcagcagcaacaacaacaacaacaatttaacACAAATTATGAAAAAATTACAAGATGATTTtagtaaatataaatatacagTATATCGATGTGCTTCAAAATTTATAGCCCTGCAAAAGATATTTCACA CTAGCAAAATTCCTTATAAATTGATATTGGCCATATTGGATCGACACGGGATGTCAGCGACCACGGCCAGCATGAATTTGAATCTAATGGTGCCGCCGTTTCAGTTGACCTCGCTAATTCATGATATATACTTTGCCTGCGAGAAATTGGGACATTTCAGTAAGAATTCCAGCTATCAGCTGGAGAGGAATACCCAGCTGCTGGCGAATTTCTTTTGGAACATCTATGATCC ACAACGTCGTCATTCCATATCCTTGCTAGAGATTAAGATCACGTTTTTGCTGCTATGCAAAGTGTACATTAGTGATCTATTGATTGCGGATTTCTTTGCCCTTCTTGCTGATGCCAAGACACAGAATCAAGTGTCGCGTTATGCTTTCGAACTGATGCTTGCCACATTGAGTAAACTGCTGAGCTATGTGGGCGAGAGCAAGGCCTATGGTAGTCACAATTTAAACGAGATGATGGAACAATGCTTTATGCACCGAAATAGCGGTTTAACAGAACAGCAATTCCATCACATATGGACGCAAAGGCAGACCCGATTCCTGATCTATGCCAATTTATTGGCTTTAATTAAACGCATGGAGGATACGGAACATTTGATACACACAAATTCCTGCTATGGCTGCCGCAAGGAGCATATAATTGGCATACGCTTCAAGTGTCAGGTGTGCAGGGATGTGTCCCTTTGTTTATCCTGCTTTGCCACTGGCAACGGCACtggtggcagcagcagcagcagcagcggtgGCAACAATCCAAGCACAAATGGTGGCAAGCATGAGGCATCGCATCGCATGTGCGAGGTATTCATGGAGGATCCAGTGCCAGTGCGACAGAAGTGGCGAGACTATTTGGCCTGTCTATGTACGTGGGGATGGTCCCAAAAGAGTCAACAACAGCGACGGGCAGCCAaggatgaggaggaggaggaacgACGGGGTTTTTGCAATTCTCCACAAGTCCATGGGACCGCCGGAAATCAGGAGCTGGCGGCCATACCAGCCCAAATGCGTTCCATGGAAGAGAAACCGCCATCCGTTGTTAAGAAACAAGAAGAGATTCAAGAACTTT GTTCCCTGGCTGGACTGGCCACCAATGCCTCGGAGCGTATGCAATCCATTATAGACAGACTAATATTACAGAATGC TAAATTGGAAACTCAACTTCAATTATTGTCCAGCACATCGAGTGCTCAAATTTCAGATTTTCTTAGTTCGCATCAGAAATTTCTGTTACAAATCATCGAGGATATGCGTCAGCTATCG CTCTCGTCTGCCTCTCCTAAGGCCACGAATCCCTTGGGCAGTTCCACTTTCGTTAATGCTAGCACTCCACAACGTCAAATATTTGATATGTACGCTCCAGTGGGAGCCAATTTAACCCATTCGA TCAACGGAGCTGACTTAAATCGCACTTATCTGGAGGCCAACAAATCGGACTATTCACTGAATGATGTTAGCCTTTGGTTTGATCAACGACGATCAAGCCTGCAGAACGCTCAGGGTTCGACTCCACTGTCTCTGCCTTGTATGCCGCCGCTTAATGCTCTGCTCGAGCATCCTGTTGTCCATGGCGGTGATGGACGGGATACGGAAATGATTAATTTCAAACTACTGCTCAATAAGGTTAAGGAAATTGTTGAGGATTCCTACAGTGACAATGCTGAGTTGTCGGCGGCCACACAAAATCTGGAGAATGTCCTCGATAATATCATACAAAGCGAAGAGCAGCAACGACAACAGAATCAGTAA